The following proteins are co-located in the Synechococcus sp. PROS-U-1 genome:
- a CDS encoding TIGR03960 family B12-binding radical SAM protein, whose protein sequence is MSLGVWTSDVVVSALDHPVDFHALVDSGINKPARYMGHELGVEPRDWQAASVRWALTYPEIYEVGSSNLGHIILYSILNAVPGQLCDRAYLPAADLAGRLRERHQALFAVESRRPLPAFDILGFSLSYELGATNILEMLDLAQVPIRAADRGDLPLGDPAAPPLIFAGGPTATSNPEPYAPFFDFIALGDGEELLPEIGLVVTQAKADGLPRSQLLRDLAQVPGVYVPSLYEVGADGVTLQPLHPDVPARVLRRVATPMPHYAMGLVPHVETVHDRLTVEIRRGCTRGCRFCQPGMLTRPARDVEPEAVIEAVETGMRQTGYSDFSLLSLSCSDYLALPAVGVELRNRLADQNVTLQLPSQRVDRFDEDIAHILGGTRKAGLTFAPEAGTQRLRDIVNKGLTDDDLLHGIRTAMQNGYRKVKLYFMIGLPGETDADVLGIAETCVMLQQHCRDLGRLNLNITISNFTPKPHTPFQWHSVSTAEFERRQTLLREAFRRLRGVKVNFTDVRLSAMEDFVGRSDRRLAPVIEAAWRAGAGMDAWFESLDRAYAAWTGAISDAGLDRRYREMEVGGWSAVAALDREDLEAFCAQPLPWDHIDTGIDKAWLTEDLQRALAAAVVPDCSFDGCSSCGVCGPDLGHNVVVPAPEVPTQVPTQAPPSARVCRIRVRFAKTGSMALLSHLDLMRMLERALRRSALPISFTGGFHPLPRVQIALALPLGAEAKSEWMDLEFTRELEPNHFCSTLQPLLPEGIQLLAAAEVPVSGKSLSQELTGAVWCFDLVQDDQTQISVDWSAAVDQLLLAKTLVWHDTDKKGRPRERDCRPALKALQVTNQTAGGAARLRLEAAVDDMGRSLRPAQIQHWLSETVGQPLQVQRLIREALILSAQC, encoded by the coding sequence ATGTCGTTAGGAGTATGGACATCCGACGTGGTCGTCTCAGCCCTGGATCACCCGGTTGATTTTCATGCCCTGGTGGACAGCGGCATCAATAAACCCGCCCGCTATATGGGGCATGAGTTAGGCGTCGAACCACGGGATTGGCAAGCTGCATCAGTTCGCTGGGCGCTCACCTACCCCGAAATTTATGAGGTCGGCTCCAGCAATCTCGGTCACATCATTCTCTATTCGATCCTCAATGCTGTGCCTGGGCAGCTGTGTGATCGTGCTTATCTCCCCGCCGCCGATTTGGCCGGCCGCCTGCGGGAGCGACATCAGGCGCTGTTTGCGGTGGAAAGCCGTCGGCCCCTGCCCGCCTTCGACATTCTGGGCTTCAGCCTGAGTTACGAACTTGGCGCCACCAACATCCTCGAGATGCTGGACCTCGCCCAGGTGCCGATTCGAGCCGCCGATCGAGGCGACTTGCCGCTGGGTGATCCTGCCGCACCTCCGCTGATCTTCGCGGGCGGACCCACAGCCACCAGCAATCCAGAGCCTTACGCCCCGTTCTTTGATTTCATCGCCCTGGGCGACGGCGAGGAGCTGTTGCCTGAAATCGGCCTCGTGGTCACGCAGGCCAAAGCCGATGGATTGCCCCGATCGCAACTGCTCCGCGATCTGGCCCAGGTTCCTGGCGTTTATGTGCCTTCTCTCTACGAGGTTGGCGCGGATGGAGTCACCCTTCAGCCGCTCCACCCTGATGTTCCGGCGCGGGTTCTCCGACGTGTAGCGACCCCGATGCCCCACTACGCCATGGGCCTGGTCCCCCATGTGGAAACGGTGCATGACCGTCTCACGGTGGAGATTCGTCGTGGTTGCACCCGCGGCTGTCGCTTCTGTCAGCCCGGGATGCTGACGCGCCCCGCTCGGGACGTGGAACCCGAGGCGGTGATCGAAGCGGTTGAAACCGGGATGAGACAGACCGGCTACAGCGATTTCTCGTTGTTGTCACTCAGCTGCAGTGACTACCTGGCACTGCCTGCGGTTGGAGTTGAGTTGCGCAACCGCCTTGCGGATCAGAACGTCACACTCCAGCTGCCGAGTCAGCGGGTGGATCGCTTTGATGAAGACATCGCGCACATCCTGGGCGGAACGAGGAAAGCGGGTCTGACCTTCGCCCCTGAGGCCGGTACACAGCGACTCCGCGACATCGTCAACAAGGGCCTGACTGATGACGACCTGCTGCATGGCATCCGCACCGCCATGCAGAACGGCTATCGCAAGGTGAAGCTGTACTTCATGATCGGCCTTCCTGGTGAGACGGATGCCGATGTTTTGGGCATTGCTGAGACCTGCGTGATGCTGCAGCAGCACTGCCGTGATCTGGGTCGCCTGAACCTGAACATCACGATCAGCAATTTCACGCCCAAGCCCCACACGCCTTTTCAGTGGCACAGCGTCTCGACAGCTGAGTTCGAGCGGCGGCAGACCCTGCTCAGAGAGGCCTTCAGACGCTTGCGCGGTGTGAAGGTGAATTTCACCGATGTGCGGCTGTCCGCCATGGAGGATTTTGTGGGTCGCAGTGATCGCCGTCTGGCACCGGTGATTGAGGCGGCCTGGAGGGCCGGTGCCGGAATGGATGCGTGGTTTGAGTCGCTGGATCGCGCCTATGCCGCCTGGACCGGAGCTATTTCGGATGCTGGTTTGGACCGGCGTTATCGGGAGATGGAGGTCGGGGGCTGGAGTGCCGTCGCCGCCTTGGATCGGGAGGACCTAGAAGCCTTCTGTGCTCAGCCGCTCCCCTGGGATCACATCGATACCGGGATCGATAAGGCTTGGCTGACAGAAGATCTGCAACGGGCCCTTGCCGCGGCGGTTGTGCCGGACTGCTCCTTTGACGGATGCAGCAGCTGTGGTGTGTGTGGCCCGGACTTGGGGCACAACGTGGTGGTTCCTGCTCCCGAGGTGCCAACCCAAGTGCCCACGCAGGCGCCTCCCAGCGCTCGGGTGTGCCGCATCCGGGTGCGATTCGCCAAGACGGGATCGATGGCGCTGCTCAGTCATCTTGATCTGATGCGAATGCTGGAGAGGGCCCTGCGCCGCAGTGCTCTCCCAATCAGTTTCACCGGAGGTTTTCATCCCCTGCCACGCGTTCAAATCGCTCTAGCCCTGCCCCTCGGAGCTGAGGCCAAGAGTGAGTGGATGGATCTGGAATTCACCCGGGAACTGGAGCCAAATCACTTCTGCAGCACGCTCCAGCCCTTGTTGCCGGAGGGGATCCAGCTGTTAGCGGCAGCCGAGGTTCCCGTGAGTGGGAAAAGCCTCTCTCAAGAACTGACGGGTGCCGTTTGGTGTTTTGATCTCGTTCAGGACGATCAGACCCAGATCTCTGTGGACTGGAGTGCGGCTGTCGATCAACTTCTGCTGGCCAAGACCCTGGTTTGGCATGACACCGACAAGAAGGGGCGCCCTAGAGAAAGGGATTGCCGTCCAGCGTTGAAAGCGCTTCAAGTGACGAATCAGACCGCCGGTGGAGCCGCTCGTCTTCGGTTGGAAGCAGCGGTGGATGACATGGGCCGAAGTTTGCGCCCTGCTCAGATTCAGCACTGGCTTTCCGAGACCGTCGGGCAGCCCTTGCAAGTGCAACGCTTGATCCGTGAAGCCCTGATCCTCAGTGCTCAGTGCTAG
- a CDS encoding Rne/Rng family ribonuclease → MPQQIVIAEQLRIAAVLTDERVDELIVAQGRYQIGDVYLGTVENVLPGIDAAFVNIGESEKNGFIHVTDLGPLRLKKGSAGITELLEPRQKVLVQVMKEPTGTKGPRLTGNLALPGRYLVLQPHGQGVNISRRISADAERNRLRALGVLIKPPGAGLLIRTEADGISEDLLIEDLESLLRQWEAIQQAAETAAPPVLLNRDEDFIHRILRDHMGPDLARVVVDDAAAVGRVSSFLGADAGHVLVEAHSEPSELLEHYKVNAAIRDALKPRVDLPSGGYVIIEPTEALTVIDVNSGSFTRSANARETVLWTNCEAAIEIARQLKLRNIGGVIIIDFIDMDSRRDQLQLLEHFTTAVRDDSARPQIAQLSELGLVELTRKRQGQNIYELFGRACPSCGGLGHVAVLPGKDLLQPLATATGLVRSAASARAEVVSPGENGGNGRRRRGGRGRGSQDAVLPVDTSDTTTPEVSTQEAQEPAIARRQDPELVAVPMTDEQQELFGWLGLNPALLLEEPPESDNVVVRVVRPGEDEQDVLEAARQQLAASSGRRRRRGGRGGRSGARNGSSQPVVTPTAEMPVVVMSSAPDEETAPLMVEITPLEAVTNLTISEPEPTILTEPVESEPAPVAETSEPEEPRRRRRRSSAVATV, encoded by the coding sequence ATGCCCCAGCAAATTGTCATCGCGGAGCAGCTGCGCATCGCAGCGGTGCTGACCGATGAACGTGTTGATGAACTCATCGTCGCGCAGGGCCGCTATCAGATCGGAGATGTCTACTTAGGAACTGTTGAGAATGTTTTGCCCGGTATTGATGCTGCCTTCGTCAACATCGGTGAAAGTGAGAAAAATGGTTTCATCCACGTCACTGATCTCGGGCCACTGCGCCTGAAGAAAGGTTCTGCCGGGATTACTGAACTTCTTGAACCTCGTCAAAAGGTTCTAGTTCAGGTGATGAAAGAACCGACCGGAACCAAGGGTCCACGGCTGACTGGAAACCTCGCTCTGCCTGGGCGTTACTTGGTGCTGCAGCCCCATGGCCAGGGTGTGAACATTTCCCGACGCATCAGTGCCGATGCGGAGAGGAACAGACTCCGTGCTCTCGGTGTCCTGATTAAGCCGCCTGGAGCTGGTCTGCTGATTCGGACAGAAGCCGACGGCATCAGCGAAGACCTCCTGATTGAAGATCTTGAGTCGTTGTTGCGGCAGTGGGAGGCGATTCAGCAAGCAGCCGAAACGGCAGCACCACCTGTTCTGCTCAATCGCGACGAAGATTTCATCCATCGGATTCTGCGGGATCACATGGGGCCTGATTTGGCCCGGGTTGTGGTGGACGATGCTGCTGCTGTGGGCCGTGTCAGCAGCTTCCTCGGGGCTGATGCCGGCCACGTTCTGGTGGAAGCCCACAGTGAACCCAGTGAGTTACTGGAGCACTACAAGGTCAATGCCGCCATCCGCGATGCGCTGAAGCCTCGGGTTGACCTGCCGTCCGGTGGTTACGTGATCATCGAGCCCACCGAGGCGCTCACGGTGATTGACGTGAACTCCGGATCGTTCACCCGTTCGGCCAATGCGCGAGAAACCGTCCTGTGGACCAATTGCGAGGCTGCGATTGAGATCGCTCGTCAGCTCAAGCTTCGCAACATTGGCGGGGTGATCATCATCGATTTCATCGATATGGATTCCCGTCGTGACCAGCTCCAGTTGCTGGAGCATTTCACGACAGCAGTCCGTGACGATTCAGCTCGGCCGCAGATTGCACAGCTCAGTGAACTGGGCCTGGTGGAGCTCACCCGTAAGCGTCAAGGGCAGAACATTTACGAACTCTTTGGACGGGCCTGCCCCAGTTGTGGTGGCCTCGGCCATGTGGCTGTGCTTCCAGGCAAAGATCTGCTCCAGCCGTTGGCGACTGCCACGGGATTGGTTCGTTCTGCTGCCTCTGCCCGTGCTGAAGTCGTCTCTCCTGGAGAAAATGGTGGCAATGGCCGGCGGCGGCGCGGTGGCCGAGGGCGCGGCAGTCAGGACGCCGTCCTTCCCGTCGATACCTCTGATACAACGACCCCTGAGGTGTCGACCCAAGAGGCGCAGGAGCCTGCGATCGCCCGTCGTCAGGACCCCGAGTTGGTTGCTGTACCCATGACCGATGAGCAGCAGGAGTTGTTTGGCTGGCTTGGTTTGAACCCTGCCCTGCTGCTCGAGGAGCCTCCTGAATCCGACAATGTTGTTGTGCGGGTTGTCCGCCCTGGCGAGGATGAGCAGGACGTCCTTGAAGCGGCGCGTCAGCAACTGGCAGCCAGTTCCGGTCGTCGTCGTCGTCGCGGCGGCCGTGGTGGTCGTTCAGGCGCACGCAATGGGTCCAGTCAGCCCGTCGTGACCCCTACGGCTGAGATGCCCGTTGTCGTGATGTCATCCGCCCCAGATGAGGAGACTGCACCCCTGATGGTGGAAATCACACCCTTGGAGGCTGTCACCAATCTGACGATCAGCGAACCGGAGCCAACCATCCTTACGGAACCTGTTGAGTCGGAGCCTGCTCCGGTGGCTGAAACGTCTGAGCCAGAGGAGCCCCGCCGTCGCCGTCGCCGCTCCTCTGCTGTCGCCACGGTCTGA
- a CDS encoding ribonuclease HII: MTLQESLPMGRDVAGVDEVGRGCLFGPVFAAAVVLDGAAADRLLKAGLTDSKKLSPKRRAALVPLIQSLCVASGLGQASAREIDACGIRVATERAMLRALQRLPQSPGLVLVDGNLPLRLWLGQQRTVISGDSRSPAIAAASVLAKEARDALIRRLSARFPGYGLERHAGYGTAQHCQSLKASGPTPLHRHTFLKRVLG; encoded by the coding sequence ATGACCCTGCAGGAGTCCCTTCCCATGGGGAGGGATGTGGCTGGAGTTGATGAAGTCGGTCGTGGTTGCTTGTTCGGCCCTGTGTTTGCGGCCGCTGTCGTGCTGGATGGCGCAGCTGCAGACCGCCTGCTGAAGGCGGGACTGACCGACAGCAAGAAACTCTCCCCTAAACGTCGGGCTGCTTTGGTTCCCTTGATTCAGTCGCTGTGTGTTGCCTCCGGCCTGGGCCAGGCTTCAGCGCGAGAAATTGATGCCTGCGGGATTCGTGTTGCTACCGAACGCGCCATGTTGCGTGCTCTTCAGCGACTGCCGCAGTCCCCCGGCTTGGTGCTTGTGGATGGCAACCTTCCCCTCAGGTTGTGGCTGGGCCAGCAGCGCACGGTTATTTCAGGCGATAGCCGCTCACCTGCCATTGCGGCTGCCAGCGTCTTGGCCAAGGAAGCCAGGGATGCACTCATTCGGCGGCTGTCTGCTCGTTTCCCCGGTTACGGACTCGAGCGCCATGCGGGCTACGGCACGGCACAGCATTGTCAGAGCTTGAAGGCTTCAGGCCCCACGCCCCTGCATCGGCACACGTTCCTGAAGCGGGTGCTGGGTTGA